A window from Culex pipiens pallens isolate TS chromosome 3, TS_CPP_V2, whole genome shotgun sequence encodes these proteins:
- the LOC128093645 gene encoding uncharacterized protein LOC128093645 isoform X2, whose translation MRSPVLNQAAASSQQIGVIGEETPKSSLLNFAGSTPQDGVLLGRTALQEVRRRVNELFDFIKDKNNVHTRIKQMVNGVKAAMNAAERENSSLVVTRNSLKLRAERAEETLNAKLEEEALREKEPKTPPGPGSKRDRETPGEEEDAKKQKQGNGDSPDPAKEPEPDPGKEEWEKVKKKKRKKKGKQNEDTQKPKFRRERNKGEALVVEVKEGVSYADLLRKVRTDPELKELGENVVKTRRTQTGAMLFELKNDPAFKSSAFKSLVEKAVGYESKVRALSPETTIECRNLDEITTEEELEDALIVLLDDRTTPMAIRLRKAYGGTQIASIRLSTPSASKLLEAGKVKVGWSVCPLRPVPRVTQQMTRCFRCMGFGHQARNCDGPDRTNSCRRCGREGHMARDCKNKPKCVLCKEGDGNSHATGGFNCPVYKKLASGKK comes from the coding sequence atgagatccccagtgttgaaccaggcggctgcctcgagtcagcagataggagttattggagaggagactcccaagtcatccttgttgaacttcgccggcagtacccctcaggacggagtcctgctcggaaggaccgcgttgcaggaggtcagaaggagggttaacgaactctttgatttcatcaaggacaaaaacaacgtccacaccagaatcaagcagatggtgaatggagtcaaggcagccatgaatgccgcagagcgcgaaaacagctcgctggtggtgacgcggaattcactgaagctcagagctgaaagagccgaagaaacgctgaacgcaaaactggaggaggaagcgctacgggagaaagaaccgaaaacgccgcccggcccaggctctaaaagggacagggaaacgcctggagaggaggaggacgcaaagaagcagaagcaggggaatggagacagtccggacccagcgaaggagccagaaccagacccagggaaggaggaatgggagaaggtcaagaaaaagaagcggaagaaaaaagggaagcagaacgaggacacccaaaaacccaagtttcgcagggagcgtaacaaaggcgaggctttggtggtcgaggtgaaggaaggtgtttcgtacgcagacctcctccggaaagtacgaaccgatccggaactcaaggagcttggcgagaacgtggttaaaaccaggcgcacacagaccggagcgatgctttttgagctgaagaaTGACCCCGCGTTCAAGAGCTCAGCTTTTAAGTCCCTCGTCGAGAAAGCCGTAGGCTACGAGTCGAAGGTAAGGGCGCTATCGCCGGAGACAACGATTGAGTGCAGGAACCTGGACGAGATCACGACGGAGGAAGAGCTAGAAGATGCGCTGATCGTTCTTCTGGATGACCGTACGACACCGATGGCAATCCGGTTGAGGAAAGCCTACGGCGGCACGCAAATTGCGTCGATCCGACTATcgacgccttcggcgtctaagctgctggaagccggcaaggtcaaagtagggtggtcggtgtgcccactgaggcctgttcctcgagtgacccagcagatgacgaggtgtttccgctgtatgggtttcggccaccaggcgagaaattgcgacggtcccgatcgaaccaacagctgcagaagatgtggtagagaaggccacatggcaagagactgcaaaaataagccgaagtgcgtgctctgtaaagaaggcgatggcaatagccatgcgacgggtggctttaattgcccggtgtacaagaagctggcctcgggcaaaaagtaa
- the LOC128093645 gene encoding uncharacterized protein LOC128093645 isoform X1, translating to MKTSETNQQKGPDAPQASENTEVEEDANVEMAGGESNGGDTASGGASAFRGSGKVMRSPVLNQAAASSQQIGVIGGETPKSSVLNFAGGTPQDGVLLARTALQEVRRRVNELFDFIKDKNNVHTRIKQMVNGVKAAMIAAERENSSLVVTRTSLKLRAEKAEKALEAKLEEEALREKAPKTPPGPSTKRDRETPGEEEDAKKQKQGNGDSPDPAKEPEPDPGKEEEWEKVKKKKRKKKGKQNEDTQKPKFRRERNKGEALVVEVKEGVSYADLLRKVRTDPELKELGEKVVKTRRTQTGAMLFELKNDPAVKSSAFKSLVEKAVGYESKVRALSPETTIECRNLDEITTEEELEDALIVLLDDRTTPMAIRLRKAYGGTQIASIRLSTPSASKLLEAGKVKVGWSVCPLRPVPRVTQQMTRCFRCMGFGHQARNCDGPDRTNSCRRCGREGHMARDCKNKPKCMLCKEGDGNSHTTGGFNCPASQTAATQQAEGRARSVEAGR from the exons atgaagacaagtgaaacaaaccaacaaaagggtcccgatgcgccccaagcatcggaaaacacggaggtagaggaggacgcaaacgtcgaaatggcaggaGGCGAGTCAAACGGCGGCGACACAGCAAGCGGAGGGGCGAGCGCgttccgtggaagcgggaaggtgATGAGATCCCCAGTGTTGAACCAGGCGGCTGCTTCGAGTCAGCAGATAGGAGTTATTGGAGGGGAAACTCCCAAGTCTTCCGTATTGAACTTCGCCGGCGGTACCCCTCAGGATGGAGTCCTGCTCGCAAGGACCGCGTTGCAGGAGGTCAGGAGGAGGGTCAACGAactctttgatttcatcaaggacaaaaacaacGTCCACACCAGAATCAAGCAGATGGTGAATGGAGTCAAGGCAGCCATGATTGCCGCAGAGCGCGAAAACAGTTCGCTTGTGGTGACGAGAACTTCACTGAAGCTGAGAGCTGAAAAAGCCGAAAAAGCGCTGGAGGCTAAACTGGAGGAGGAAGCGCTACGGGAGAAAGCACCTAAAACGCCGCCCGGCCCAAGCACAAAAAGGGACAGGGAAACgcctggagaggaggaggatgcaaagaagcagaagcaggggaatggagacagtccggacccagcgaaggagccagaaccagacccagggaaggaggaggaatgggagaaggtcaagaaaaagaagcggaagaaaaaagggaagcagaacgaggacacccaaaaacccaagtttcgcagGGAGCGTAACAAAGGCGAGGCTTTGGTGGTCGAGGTGAAGGAAGGTGTTTCGTACGCAGACCTCCTCCGGAAAGTACGAACAGATCCGGAACTCAAGGAGCTTGGCGAGAAAGTGGTTAAAACCAGGCGCACCCAGACCGGCgcgatgctttttgagctgaagaatgatcccgcggtcaagagctcagcttttaagtccctcgtcgagaaagccgtaggctacgagtcgaaggtaagggcgctatcgccggagacaacgattgagtgcaggaacctggacgagatcacgacggaggaagagctagaagatgcgctgatcgttcttctggatgaccgtacgacaccgatggcaatccggttgaggaaagcctacggcggcacgcaaattgcgtcgatccgactatcgacgccttcggcgtctaagctgctggaagccggcaaggtcaaagtagggtggtcggtgtgcccactgaggcctgttcctcgagtgacccagcagatgacgaggtgtttccgctgtatgggtttcggccaccaggcgagaaattgcgacggtcccgatcgaaccaacagctgcagaagatgtggtagagaaggccacatggcaagagactgcaaaaataagCCGAAGTGCATGCTCTGTAAAGAAGGAGATGGCAATAGTCACACGacgggtggctttaattgcccg GCGAGTCAAACGGCGGCGACACAGCAAGCGGAGGGGCGAGCGCgttccgtggaagcgggaaggtga